Proteins from a single region of Cytophagaceae bacterium:
- a CDS encoding heavy metal translocating P-type ATPase metal-binding domain-containing protein: MMSTLLTPKTQVLCYHCGNECKDEDILSDDKHFCCSGCLTVYDILKDNQLCGYYDLNQNAGVSLKAKNFNGKFDYLSESSVESELLAYQSPEQNKVLLHIPSIHCSSCVWLLENFHKILEGVFNARLDFVKKELSLTYNPAVTSLKEIVELLATLGYEPQINLEGSAKKSVIDPETKRLLFKIGVVGFCAGNIMLMSFPEYFKFNLENQSDATYQKFFLYFNFLLGLPVFFFGASDYLKGAYYSIVENLKKNSDVLSVDIPIALGIIALFTRSTYETLVNQTAGYWDSMSGLVLFLLVGKWVQQVTFNYLSFDRSYKSYFPLAVKVKNQIQQFKNVKDLKKGDEVVIHHQELIPADSILLEGNALVDYSFVTGETKPVRKSKGDFLYAGGRQMADKIELLVQKPVSTSYLTQLWNNDSFLKEKKVPTTELANAFSKYFTYLTFLVAAVVGIYWYNNDASLVWTTVTAVLMVACPCALTLSMPFTMNTTMSIFGRNKFYVKNQGVIQLLTEADTIVFDKTGTLTESNSGQVRFVGEPLNTYDNSLIFSLVSQSMHPLSKLVASYIGIGENVNVEFFKEIKGNGIEAFVDGKPVRIGRIGFVKNTKDIQKDTEVHVSIDNQYAGYFTIEPVFRSNWKSVLNKLSETFSLHMISGDIDKMKSKLSPVFGEKMKFDQSPQDKLDYIKNLESQGHSVVMIGDGLNDAGALRQSKVGIALSEDISAFSPSCDAILDADNFEKLGDYVRFSKTSLNIVKLSFLLSVVYNIMGIGWAASGQLSPVVAAIFMPLSTLSVVFFSVGVTLLVAKFRKLK, from the coding sequence TTGATGAGTACCCTTTTAACACCGAAAACTCAAGTACTTTGCTACCACTGCGGAAACGAGTGTAAGGATGAGGATATACTCAGTGATGATAAACATTTCTGCTGTTCAGGTTGTCTTACAGTATATGATATCTTAAAAGACAATCAATTATGTGGGTATTATGATTTGAATCAAAATGCCGGAGTAAGTTTAAAAGCCAAAAATTTTAACGGAAAATTCGATTATTTGTCTGAGAGTTCAGTTGAATCTGAATTGTTAGCATATCAGTCACCGGAGCAAAACAAAGTTCTGCTACACATACCTTCAATTCACTGTAGTTCATGTGTTTGGTTGCTCGAAAACTTCCATAAAATACTTGAGGGTGTTTTCAATGCCAGGCTTGATTTTGTAAAAAAAGAACTTTCATTAACCTATAATCCGGCTGTTACTTCACTAAAAGAAATTGTTGAATTGTTGGCTACTTTAGGTTACGAGCCACAAATAAATCTGGAAGGTTCTGCCAAAAAGTCAGTGATTGATCCCGAAACCAAACGTTTACTTTTTAAAATAGGGGTTGTAGGTTTTTGTGCAGGAAATATTATGCTGATGAGCTTTCCGGAATATTTTAAGTTTAATCTTGAAAACCAGTCTGACGCCACCTATCAGAAATTCTTCCTTTATTTTAATTTTTTGTTGGGTTTACCTGTGTTCTTTTTTGGTGCAAGTGATTATTTAAAAGGTGCTTATTATTCCATTGTTGAAAATCTTAAAAAGAATAGTGATGTATTGAGCGTAGATATTCCGATTGCCTTGGGAATAATTGCACTTTTTACTCGTAGTACTTATGAAACTCTGGTCAATCAAACAGCCGGCTATTGGGATAGCATGTCAGGTTTGGTTTTATTTTTATTGGTTGGCAAATGGGTTCAGCAGGTTACCTTTAATTATCTTTCTTTTGACAGATCATACAAATCATATTTTCCGCTTGCTGTAAAAGTGAAAAATCAGATACAGCAGTTTAAAAATGTGAAAGACCTGAAAAAAGGTGATGAGGTAGTCATTCATCATCAAGAGCTAATTCCTGCCGATTCGATATTACTTGAGGGCAATGCTTTGGTAGATTATAGTTTTGTTACAGGGGAAACTAAGCCTGTAAGGAAATCAAAAGGTGATTTTCTTTATGCCGGTGGTCGACAAATGGCTGATAAAATTGAGCTTTTGGTTCAGAAACCGGTTTCAACCAGTTATTTGACCCAGTTGTGGAACAATGATAGTTTCTTAAAAGAAAAGAAAGTTCCGACTACAGAACTTGCCAATGCTTTTAGTAAGTATTTCACATACCTTACTTTCCTGGTTGCTGCAGTGGTAGGAATCTATTGGTACAATAACGACGCCTCATTGGTATGGACAACTGTTACGGCGGTTCTCATGGTGGCTTGCCCATGTGCTTTGACACTTTCTATGCCATTTACTATGAATACAACCATGAGTATTTTTGGCAGAAATAAATTTTATGTCAAAAACCAGGGTGTTATTCAATTACTAACCGAGGCGGATACAATTGTTTTTGATAAAACTGGAACATTGACTGAGAGCAATTCAGGTCAGGTAAGATTTGTAGGGGAGCCATTGAATACTTACGACAATAGCTTGATATTTAGTCTGGTATCACAATCTATGCATCCATTGAGCAAATTGGTTGCCTCATATATTGGTATAGGCGAAAATGTAAACGTGGAATTTTTCAAAGAAATAAAAGGCAATGGTATTGAGGCATTTGTCGATGGAAAACCCGTTAGGATTGGTAGAATAGGATTTGTTAAAAATACAAAAGATATTCAAAAGGATACTGAAGTACATGTTTCGATTGATAATCAATATGCCGGATATTTTACAATAGAACCGGTTTTCAGATCAAATTGGAAGTCAGTTCTGAATAAATTGAGTGAGACTTTTAGTCTTCATATGATTTCTGGTGATATTGACAAAATGAAGTCAAAATTATCTCCTGTTTTTGGCGAAAAAATGAAATTTGATCAGTCGCCTCAGGATAAATTAGATTATATCAAAAATCTGGAATCACAAGGTCATAGCGTTGTAATGATTGGTGACGGACTAAATGATGCGGGTGCTTTGAGACAATCCAAAGTGGGTATTGCATTAAGTGAAGACATTTCTGCTTTTTCGCCATCATGTGATGCAATTCTGGATGCGGATAATTTTGAAAAATTAGGCGATTATGTAAGGTTTAGCAAAACATCTTTAAATATTGTTAAACTTAGTTTTCTACTTTCTGTAGTGTACAATATTATGGGTATTGGTTGGGCAGCCAGCGGACAGTTGTCGCCGGTAGTTGCGGCTATATTTATGCCTTTGAGTACACTTTCAGTCGTGTTTTTCTCTGTTGGAGTTACTTTGTTGGTTGCAAAATTTAGAAAACTAAAATAA
- the ccoS gene encoding cbb3-type cytochrome oxidase assembly protein CcoS, translated as MEVIIALVILAILVAGGFLVAFFWATNDGQFDDTYSPSVRILIDNDTKQDKKH; from the coding sequence ATGGAAGTAATAATTGCGTTGGTGATTTTGGCAATATTGGTAGCGGGTGGTTTTTTGGTTGCCTTTTTTTGGGCAACTAATGACGGACAATTTGATGATACTTATTCTCCTTCGGTGAGGATATTAATTGATAATGATACAAAACAAGATAAAAAACATTAA
- the gcvH gene encoding glycine cleavage system protein GcvH, with protein MNFPADCRYTEDHEWIKLESDGTALVGVTDFAQSELGDIVFIEIETEGEDLESGDIFGTVEAVKTVSDLFLPVKGKILEVNPALADEPELVNNDPYGGGWMIKLEVANPADLVALLDVDQYKNLTGY; from the coding sequence ATGAATTTTCCTGCTGATTGTAGATATACAGAAGACCACGAATGGATTAAACTTGAAAGCGATGGTACTGCTTTAGTTGGTGTAACAGATTTTGCACAAAGTGAATTAGGAGATATTGTCTTTATTGAAATCGAAACCGAGGGTGAAGATTTGGAATCGGGTGATATTTTCGGAACTGTTGAAGCAGTAAAAACCGTCTCTGATTTGTTTTTACCTGTAAAAGGGAAAATTTTAGAAGTAAACCCTGCTCTTGCCGATGAGCCGGAATTGGTCAATAATGACCCTTATGGTGGTGGCTGGATGATTAAACTTGAAGTGGCAAATCCTGCTGACCTAGTTGCCCTTTTAGATGTAGATCAATATAAAAACCTAACCGGATATTGA
- a CDS encoding amidohydrolase family protein has translation MKVLLKNCLIVDDTSDYHLKKSDILINKGVFEKITEPDTLNGDFDLVFETYGLSVSKGWIDAAVHFKDPGFEWTESLPSLAVAAQKGGFTSIIGFPNTQPTVQTKESLAYFKNFSENKAVRFYNYAAVTLKCEGKDFTDMIDLYRNGAVGFSDGVFPIQSSDILLKTMQYLQPLGAVLVNKVEDKYLSMYGQMHEGITSTRLGLKGIPSAAEEIMIMRDLKLLEYSGIKTEKPLLHFSTISTAESVNLIREAKRKGLPVSCDISAHHLLFTENDLENFDSNLKVKPPFRSKSDIEALKAGLADGTIDIVVSDHHPLDSEHKDIEFDLAEFGAVGIQTLFGIMNKKSGLSLSQIIEKIEKNPRRIFNLEVPSIKEGNKAEITIFEDQTEFTFTEEQIVSLSKNSPDIGQTLRGKVLGTLRNNILSKNL, from the coding sequence ATGAAAGTTCTATTAAAAAATTGCCTGATTGTAGATGATACTTCAGATTACCATTTGAAGAAATCGGATATCCTCATAAATAAAGGGGTTTTTGAAAAGATAACCGAACCTGATACCCTAAACGGTGACTTTGACCTGGTTTTTGAAACCTATGGACTTTCTGTATCCAAAGGTTGGATTGACGCTGCGGTACATTTCAAAGATCCCGGTTTTGAATGGACCGAAAGCCTGCCCTCACTAGCAGTGGCTGCTCAAAAAGGAGGTTTTACTTCAATAATTGGTTTTCCAAATACGCAACCAACAGTTCAAACTAAAGAATCTCTGGCGTATTTTAAGAATTTTTCAGAAAATAAAGCAGTTCGGTTTTATAATTATGCTGCTGTGACCCTCAAGTGTGAAGGTAAAGATTTTACCGACATGATTGACCTTTATAGAAATGGTGCCGTAGGCTTTTCTGATGGGGTTTTTCCAATTCAAAGTTCGGATATTTTACTCAAAACCATGCAATATTTGCAGCCTTTGGGTGCAGTATTAGTAAATAAAGTGGAAGACAAGTACCTGAGTATGTATGGTCAAATGCATGAAGGAATCACAAGTACCAGATTGGGACTGAAAGGAATACCCTCAGCAGCAGAAGAAATTATGATTATGCGGGACCTGAAACTACTGGAATATTCAGGAATCAAAACGGAAAAGCCGCTATTGCATTTTTCTACCATAAGCACAGCTGAGTCTGTAAATCTCATCAGAGAGGCAAAAAGAAAGGGCTTACCGGTAAGTTGCGACATTTCGGCTCATCATTTGCTTTTTACAGAAAATGATCTTGAGAATTTTGATTCCAACCTGAAAGTTAAACCACCTTTCAGATCCAAATCTGACATTGAGGCCTTAAAAGCTGGTCTTGCTGATGGCACAATTGATATAGTAGTTTCTGACCACCATCCACTTGATTCTGAGCATAAAGATATTGAGTTTGATCTTGCAGAGTTTGGGGCGGTTGGAATTCAGACACTTTTTGGAATAATGAATAAAAAAAGTGGTTTATCTTTGTCTCAGATAATTGAGAAAATCGAGAAAAATCCGAGAAGGATATTTAACCTGGAAGTGCCTTCAATTAAGGAAGGAAACAAAGCAGAAATAACCATTTTCGAAGATCAAACCGAATTTACTTTTACCGAAGAGCAGATTGTTTCATTAAGTAAAAATAGTCCGGATATTGGACAAACATTACGAGGGAAAGTTTTGGGTACACTCAGAAACAACATCCTTTCAAAAAATCTATAA
- a CDS encoding DUF4199 domain-containing protein yields MNKKLILGYSITFGVLSGLGCFLFFIAMYYTQPNPLNFRRPDIGINIILIWAAIWYYKRYNSGYLHFYEGFSIGFLTNLIASLISGILVYLFIEVVDNTPFITWIAEAKLFLTKERDLMKTILDDANFKRQLVSLDNSKPYQIILDELMFKQISIIPISLISMTMRKINK; encoded by the coding sequence ATGAACAAAAAACTAATTTTAGGTTATTCTATTACTTTCGGTGTACTTTCAGGGCTGGGATGCTTTTTGTTTTTTATAGCTATGTACTATACTCAACCCAATCCATTAAATTTTAGAAGACCGGACATTGGGATAAATATAATATTAATATGGGCCGCAATTTGGTATTACAAAAGATACAATAGTGGTTATCTTCATTTTTATGAAGGGTTTTCCATAGGATTTTTAACCAATCTAATTGCATCCCTGATCTCAGGTATTTTGGTATATTTGTTTATTGAAGTGGTGGACAATACCCCCTTTATTACCTGGATTGCCGAAGCCAAGCTGTTTTTGACGAAAGAGAGAGACCTTATGAAGACGATATTGGATGATGCCAATTTTAAGAGGCAACTGGTTTCTTTAGATAATTCCAAACCTTATCAGATTATTCTGGATGAATTGATGTTTAAGCAAATCTCGATTATTCCTATAAGTTTGATAAGTATGACAATGCGTAAAATAAACAAATAA
- a CDS encoding DUF4199 domain-containing protein — MEKVSSARIALKWGLIYGIVSIVVALVSYNTDLWKNWIVSLLVTVILFFGVMYFSLSEYKSLNGGFMTFGQGFGLGMLTIFTGGLISIIFDFSYKKYIDPNLIDMQLEMTREQYESMGMSEEQIEMALEKAQSYMSSGMAVLFGMISILVIGLIVSLIMSAVLKKDKPVFS, encoded by the coding sequence ATGGAAAAAGTATCTTCAGCCAGAATTGCCCTAAAATGGGGACTTATATATGGCATCGTTTCAATTGTTGTGGCTTTAGTTTCATACAATACCGATTTGTGGAAAAACTGGATAGTATCGCTTTTGGTCACAGTTATATTATTTTTTGGTGTAATGTATTTTTCTTTGAGCGAGTATAAATCTCTTAATGGCGGATTTATGACTTTCGGGCAGGGATTCGGATTGGGAATGCTTACTATTTTTACCGGAGGCCTGATCAGCATCATTTTTGACTTTTCATATAAAAAATATATTGATCCTAATTTAATCGATATGCAGTTAGAAATGACCAGAGAACAATATGAGTCTATGGGTATGTCGGAAGAGCAAATAGAAATGGCTCTGGAGAAAGCTCAGTCATATATGTCAAGCGGCATGGCAGTGCTTTTTGGAATGATAAGTATTTTGGTAATTGGTCTGATAGTGTCTCTTATCATGTCAGCAGTACTTAAAAAAGATAAACCAGTTTTCTCTTAA
- the gldF gene encoding gliding motility-associated ABC transporter permease subunit GldF: protein MYNIFRKEVSLFFNSLVGYIVIAVFLVLTGLMFWIYPQTNILDYGYAEMDNFFDIAPYVFLFLIPAVTMRMFSEEARNGTLELLFTRPISTRQIVLGKFLGSWLIVIIALVPTSFYYISLYYLGNPPGNIDSAGVLGSYIGLIFLSGVFVSIGIFTSTLSKNQIVAFILAAVLCYFFYEGLTQLAQIFTGATAYYINYFSLSFHYDSLSKGVIDSRNLIFFVSFSLVLILVTEWLLDKNRK from the coding sequence ATGTATAATATTTTCAGAAAAGAGGTCTCATTGTTTTTCAATTCGCTCGTTGGTTACATTGTCATAGCAGTGTTTTTGGTATTGACCGGTTTGATGTTTTGGATATATCCCCAAACCAACATTCTGGATTACGGTTATGCCGAAATGGACAATTTTTTTGATATTGCCCCCTATGTATTCCTGTTTTTGATTCCGGCAGTTACCATGCGGATGTTTTCAGAAGAAGCCCGGAACGGCACACTGGAGTTACTTTTCACCCGTCCGATTTCTACCCGGCAGATTGTCCTTGGTAAATTTCTAGGCTCATGGCTAATTGTAATTATTGCCCTGGTTCCAACTTCATTTTATTATATTTCATTGTATTATTTGGGAAATCCACCAGGGAATATTGATTCAGCAGGTGTTTTGGGTTCATATATTGGATTGATATTTTTGTCCGGGGTATTTGTTTCAATCGGGATTTTTACATCCACATTATCTAAGAACCAGATTGTGGCATTTATCCTTGCTGCCGTTTTGTGTTATTTCTTTTATGAGGGTTTGACCCAGCTGGCCCAAATTTTTACCGGAGCTACCGCCTACTATATCAATTATTTTTCACTAAGTTTTCATTATGACTCACTTAGCAAAGGCGTAATTGACAGCAGAAATCTTATTTTCTTCGTTAGTTTTTCACTTGTTTTAATTCTGGTTACCGAATGGTTGTTAGATAAAAACCGTAAGTAA
- a CDS encoding PhzF family phenazine biosynthesis protein: MFFDLYIVNAFSKGEFTGNPAAVVPLDFWIPDTTMQNIAMQNNLSETAFFVKNKNGFHIRWFTPKVEVDLCGHATLASAHVIFEILKIAESEILFESKSGTLRVFKEDGLIFLDFPSADLQSVMQENNIFEALSSPSILSWSRAKDDFLLEFSDEISIKELSPDFHKISQTEARGVIVTSQSSEYDFVCRFFAPRVGINEDPVTGSAFTKLIPFWSKKLNKEQLFAKQISDRGGEVNCKFKGERVCIGGNASVYLKGRIEI, encoded by the coding sequence ATGTTTTTCGATTTATATATTGTTAATGCCTTTTCAAAAGGCGAGTTTACCGGAAATCCCGCCGCAGTTGTTCCTTTAGATTTCTGGATTCCTGACACCACTATGCAAAATATCGCCATGCAGAACAATCTTTCTGAAACGGCTTTTTTTGTAAAAAATAAAAATGGTTTTCATATCCGATGGTTCACTCCAAAAGTTGAGGTTGACTTGTGCGGTCATGCCACACTCGCCAGTGCACATGTTATTTTTGAAATACTTAAAATCGCAGAATCTGAAATTCTGTTTGAATCAAAAAGTGGAACTTTAAGAGTTTTTAAAGAAGATGGCTTAATATTTCTCGATTTTCCTTCGGCTGATCTCCAGTCTGTTATGCAGGAAAACAACATTTTTGAGGCACTTTCGTCACCGTCAATTTTAAGTTGGAGCAGAGCAAAAGACGATTTTTTGCTCGAATTTTCTGATGAAATATCAATAAAAGAACTTTCCCCGGATTTTCATAAAATTTCGCAAACTGAGGCTCGTGGGGTGATTGTTACATCTCAAAGTAGTGAATATGATTTTGTCTGCCGATTTTTTGCTCCCCGGGTAGGTATCAATGAAGACCCTGTCACCGGTTCAGCATTTACTAAATTGATTCCGTTTTGGTCAAAAAAACTAAACAAAGAACAACTTTTTGCCAAGCAAATATCAGATAGGGGAGGCGAGGTAAATTGTAAATTTAAAGGTGAGCGTGTTTGCATCGGTGGCAATGCTTCGGTGTATTTAAAAGGCCGGATTGAAATCTGA
- the queA gene encoding tRNA preQ1(34) S-adenosylmethionine ribosyltransferase-isomerase QueA, with protein MKLSAFKFDLPHSLIAQYPLDDRDGARMMVLHRKTGKIEHKMFKDIVDYFGEGDVMVNNDTKVFPARLYGSKEKTGAKIEVFLLRELNRDMRLWDVLVDPARKIRVGNKLYFGDSDLVAEVIDNTTSRGRTIRFLYDGNHDEMMEAIYELGETPIPKDVLQREVTDADNERFQTIFATHEGAVAAPTAGIHFTKNIVRKMEINGVDFTPLTLHIGVGTFRQVEVEDLTKHKTDSENFFITQETCDVVNNALETGKRVCAIGSTSLRAMESSVSANNRLKPVNNAWTDKFIFPPFDFKITNALLTNFHLPESILLMTTCAFGGYETITEAYQVAIKEKYKFYTYGDVMLII; from the coding sequence ATGAAATTATCAGCATTTAAATTTGACCTTCCCCATAGTCTTATTGCCCAATATCCACTCGATGACCGCGACGGAGCCAGAATGATGGTCCTTCACAGAAAAACCGGTAAGATTGAGCACAAAATGTTTAAAGACATCGTTGATTATTTCGGAGAAGGCGATGTAATGGTAAACAACGACACCAAAGTATTCCCTGCCAGATTGTATGGTTCTAAAGAAAAAACGGGTGCCAAAATCGAGGTTTTTCTTTTGAGAGAACTCAACCGTGACATGCGTCTTTGGGATGTGTTGGTAGATCCGGCAAGAAAAATCAGAGTTGGAAATAAATTATACTTTGGCGACAGCGATTTAGTAGCCGAAGTAATCGATAACACTACTTCAAGAGGCCGTACAATCAGATTTTTATATGATGGCAACCATGATGAAATGATGGAAGCAATCTATGAATTGGGCGAAACTCCGATACCGAAAGACGTTTTGCAACGTGAAGTAACCGATGCAGATAATGAGCGTTTTCAAACAATTTTTGCCACTCATGAAGGTGCCGTAGCTGCTCCTACTGCCGGCATACATTTTACAAAGAATATTGTTAGAAAAATGGAGATTAATGGTGTGGACTTTACACCTTTGACCTTGCATATTGGAGTGGGTACATTTCGTCAGGTTGAAGTTGAAGACCTTACCAAGCATAAAACTGATTCTGAAAACTTCTTCATTACCCAGGAAACATGTGACGTTGTAAACAATGCTTTGGAAACCGGCAAAAGGGTGTGTGCTATCGGAAGTACATCTTTGAGAGCAATGGAATCGTCAGTATCGGCAAATAATCGGTTGAAACCGGTAAATAATGCCTGGACAGATAAGTTTATTTTCCCTCCTTTTGATTTTAAAATCACCAATGCTCTTTTGACCAACTTTCATTTGCCTGAGTCTATTTTACTTATGACAACTTGTGCATTTGGAGGTTATGAAACCATCACCGAAGCCTATCAGGTGGCCATCAAAGAGAAGTATAAATTTTATACTTATGGCGATGTAATGCTTATTATTTAA
- a CDS encoding 2-C-methyl-D-erythritol 4-phosphate cytidylyltransferase has product MPKKYAIIVAGGSGSRMKSEIPKQFLMLSGIPILVRTLNTFLTIENLEIILVLPSDSIGYWEKIKPVYFSEKEKITTVVGGTTRFQSVNNGLKAIKANTGLVAVHDGVRPFITKAIIEDSFHLALEKGSAVVAVDSKDSVRFLDGVNNKAIERNKVKIVQTPQTFDLELLKKAFLTEEKPYFTDDASVVEDFGHEIYLVEGDYKNIKITTPEDILVGEALLKC; this is encoded by the coding sequence ATGCCAAAAAAATACGCCATAATTGTAGCAGGTGGCTCTGGTTCCAGAATGAAATCTGAAATTCCAAAACAGTTTTTGATGCTGAGTGGAATTCCGATATTGGTCAGAACTCTTAATACATTTTTAACCATTGAAAATTTAGAAATAATTCTTGTTTTACCCTCTGATTCAATCGGTTATTGGGAAAAAATCAAGCCGGTTTATTTTTCAGAAAAAGAAAAAATAACAACTGTAGTAGGTGGAACAACTCGTTTTCAATCTGTAAACAATGGTCTAAAAGCCATAAAAGCAAATACTGGTCTGGTTGCTGTTCACGACGGAGTAAGACCATTTATCACAAAAGCAATCATTGAAGATTCATTTCATCTCGCTCTTGAGAAAGGTTCGGCGGTTGTTGCAGTTGATTCCAAAGACTCTGTAAGATTTTTGGATGGAGTAAATAACAAAGCTATAGAAAGAAACAAAGTTAAAATTGTTCAGACTCCCCAGACATTTGACCTGGAACTATTAAAAAAAGCATTCTTAACTGAAGAGAAGCCTTATTTTACAGACGATGCATCGGTAGTCGAAGATTTTGGACATGAAATATATTTGGTTGAGGGTGACTATAAGAATATCAAAATTACCACGCCAGAAGATATTCTGGTGGGTGAAGCTTTGTTGAAATGCTAA
- the yjjX gene encoding inosine/xanthosine triphosphatase, giving the protein MKRVIVGSKNPVKVEAVKLGFERMFPKEVFVVDGYEVNSEVNDQPMGDDETFTGALNRATNAKKLFSDADFWVGLEGGNIAHSATEMEAMAWMVVLNNEKMGKARTAGFYLPRKTIELINQGYELGHADEIVFGTKNSKQKMGSTGLLTENALNRTDFYVQAIILALIPFLKTDLY; this is encoded by the coding sequence TTGAAAAGAGTAATAGTTGGTTCTAAAAATCCGGTTAAAGTGGAAGCCGTGAAATTGGGATTTGAAAGAATGTTTCCAAAAGAAGTATTCGTAGTAGATGGATACGAAGTAAATTCTGAAGTGAACGACCAGCCAATGGGAGATGATGAGACTTTTACTGGTGCACTTAATAGAGCAACAAATGCAAAGAAACTATTTTCGGATGCTGACTTTTGGGTTGGACTTGAAGGTGGTAATATTGCACATTCGGCTACTGAAATGGAAGCTATGGCATGGATGGTTGTGCTAAATAATGAAAAAATGGGAAAAGCCAGAACTGCCGGATTTTATTTACCCCGGAAGACCATTGAGCTTATAAATCAAGGTTATGAGTTAGGACATGCAGATGAGATTGTATTTGGAACAAAAAATAGCAAACAAAAAATGGGCTCAACCGGTTTGCTCACCGAAAATGCCCTCAACCGGACAGATTTTTATGTTCAGGCCATCATTTTGGCACTAATTCCTTTTTTAAAAACCGATTTATATTGA
- the meaB gene encoding methylmalonyl Co-A mutase-associated GTPase MeaB, translated as MAAPRLTLEKYFEGIKNSDTSVLSRAITLVESKSPVDRELAFDLIKNILPSTGKSIRLGITGSPGVGKSTFIDGFVEYLVKIEKKKTAILAIDPSSKVSGGSILGDKTRMESIVGSNDVFIRPSPAGMELGGVGAATFETMLLCEAAGYELIIVETVGVGQSETVVNDLTDFLIFLTIAGAGDELQGIKRGIMETVDLVVVNKADTLEKGTMEKLKVNFKNALHLFPGKSSGREVSVLNCSSLEKKGFEKIWLEISEYIKTVKSNGHFENNRMHQKKLWLQKTLERSILEYIYQNEEIKRQKEHFELLMNDNNVNPLEAASRVFNIFKSRFQ; from the coding sequence ATGGCTGCTCCCCGATTAACACTGGAAAAATATTTTGAAGGTATAAAAAATTCCGATACCTCAGTTTTAAGCAGAGCCATAACACTGGTTGAAAGCAAATCGCCGGTTGACAGAGAACTGGCTTTTGATTTAATAAAAAATATTCTTCCCTCAACCGGAAAAAGTATAAGACTAGGCATAACAGGCTCTCCCGGAGTAGGGAAAAGTACTTTTATTGATGGTTTTGTAGAGTATTTGGTGAAAATTGAAAAAAAGAAGACAGCGATACTGGCGATAGACCCTTCAAGTAAAGTGAGTGGAGGCAGCATATTGGGTGATAAAACCCGTATGGAAAGTATAGTGGGAAGTAATGACGTCTTTATCAGGCCCAGTCCTGCGGGCATGGAATTGGGCGGTGTTGGTGCCGCTACTTTTGAGACGATGTTGTTGTGTGAAGCCGCCGGCTATGAGCTAATAATTGTAGAAACTGTAGGGGTTGGGCAGTCTGAAACAGTTGTGAATGACTTAACCGATTTTTTGATATTTTTGACGATAGCCGGTGCCGGTGATGAACTGCAGGGAATCAAAAGGGGGATTATGGAGACCGTTGACCTTGTAGTTGTCAATAAGGCCGATACATTAGAGAAAGGTACCATGGAAAAATTAAAAGTGAATTTTAAAAACGCCCTTCATTTGTTTCCAGGAAAGTCTTCAGGTAGAGAAGTGTCAGTGCTTAATTGTTCTTCTTTGGAGAAAAAAGGGTTTGAAAAAATCTGGTTGGAGATTTCGGAATATATTAAGACAGTAAAAAGCAACGGTCATTTCGAAAATAACCGAATGCACCAGAAGAAATTATGGCTGCAAAAAACTTTGGAGAGGTCGATTTTGGAATATATTTATCAAAATGAAGAAATAAAGAGGCAAAAGGAGCATTTTGAATTGCTGATGAATGACAATAATGTCAACCCATTAGAGGCAGCCTCAAGGGTATTTAATATTTTTAAATCCCGCTTTCAATGA